The genomic DNA TGCCGCTGGTGCGCAGCTGCGGCTTGCTGTAGTAGTAGCTGGCTTGCTGGGGGCGCGGGCCCTTGCGCGAATAACCGCCCACTCCCTGGGGCAACACCGGCTGCGTCGGCACCAGCGCCAGCCGCAGCGTGAAACCGGCGCCGTCGATGGCGACGTCGTAGCTGCCGTCGGCCCGGCGCGCCATGCGCCAGCCGTCCACCTTGACGTCGGTGTCGCCCGTTTTCGCATAGGCCAGGCCGAAGCCGGCGCGGGCGCTGCGCTGGTCGTGCAGCAGCTTGCCCTGGGCCGGATCGGACAGGGCCGCGTGGGCGATGATCAGCTGCGTCGGCGCGAACTGGCTGGGGTTGCGGGCGTCCTGGCCGGTGGCGCTGCGGAAGAAGGTCACCTGGTAGCCCAGCTGCTTGCCAGCGGCGGTGGTCAGCCAGCCCGTGGCATACCACCATTCGGTCTTGAAGCCCGGATGCGCGCCGAAGTCGCGCGGGAAATCCAGCGTGGCACCGGGCGCCAGCGGCGTCACCGGGGTGAACGTGGGCGCCGCCAGCGCGGGACCGCATAATAATAGACAACACAAAAGGCGCCGCATCACCAGTCCTCCCTGACTGCGCGAATCGGACCGCCGGACAGCGCCTGGCGGCCGGCGACCAAGGCCGTCAGCATCGCCGCCAGCAGCAGCGCGCCCGCGACCGCACCCAGCAGCGGCCATGGATAATGCATTTCCATCGTCCAGTGGAACGATTGCGGATTGACGACGTGGACCAGCACCAGGCTGATGGCCCAGCCCAGGGCGAAGCCGGTGCCGATGCCGAGCGCCGTCAGCGCGCCGCCTTCGAGCGCCAGGATGCCCAGCACCTGGCCGCGCGTGACGCCCACGTGGCGCAGCATGCCGAACTCCTTGGCGCGCGCCAGCGTCTGCGCCGAAAACGTGGCGGCCACGCCGAACAGGCCGATGACGATGGCAATCGCCTCCAGCAGGTAGGTGACGGCGAAGCTGCGGTCGAAGATCTTCAGCGACAGCGCGCGGATCGCCGTCGGCGCCGTGATGTCCAGCGCGGCGCCGAACGGCAGGCGCTTCAACGCCGCCTGCGCGTCGCCGACCGTGACGCCCTTGGCCAGCCACAAGGCGGCGTCGCTGACGTCCGCGTCGCCCGTCAGGCGGCGGTAATCGTCGCGCGTGATTTGCACGGCACCCGTCGACCGCGCGTAGTCGCGCCAGATGCCGGCCACGAAGAACGGCCGCGGCGCGCCGCGCAGCGGCAATGGCAAGGTGTCGCCGGGCTTGATGCGGTACAGGTCGGCCATCGCTTCCGAGACCCAGGCCGGCGGCAACAGATTGCCGGCCGGGCGCACGGCGGCGGCACCGACCAGCACCACCGTGCGTTCCGGGTGGGCCGGGTCGAGGTCGCGCGCCATCAACACCACGTTCGGGCGCTGCGGCGCCAGCGACACGGAAGCCAGGCGCATGAATTCGGCGCGCGCGATGCCGGGCGCGGCGCGGATGGCTTCCTGTTCGCGCGGCGTCAGGCCGGCCGTGGCGCCGCCCGCCGCGGTGCGCGCATACAGGTCGGCCGGCAGCACCTGCAGGATCCAGTTGTCCACCGAGACGCGGAAGCTGGCCACCATGATGGCCATCGCCACCATCAGGCTGAAGCTGGACAGCACGCCACCCAGCGCCACGCCGGCCTGGCCGGACGCGTTGGCCAGCCGCGCCAACGTCAGCGCGGGCACGGCCGGGGCCGCCGGGCGCGTGCGCGTGGCGGCCTGCCACCAGCGATGCAGCGTGCGGAACGCCAGCGCGGCGATGCGCGGCATCAGCGCGATGCCGCCGATCAGCAGCAGCGCGATGGCCAGGTAGCCGAAGAGGGGCAGCTCGAACACGGGCGGCGCCTGCGTCAGCGCGGCGGCGACGGCGATGCAGGCCAGCGCCGGCCAGGCCGGCGCCAGGCGTGCCAGCGCCACCTCGCCGGCGCCCGATTTCAGCGCCACTGCCGGCGTGGCGCGCGCCGCTTCCCAGGCCGGCGCGGCGCAGCCCAGCAGCGCCACGCCCACGCCCAAGGTGAAGTAGACCAGGGCGCCGATGGGCGTGAACTGCACCGTCGGCTGCACGCCCGCGAAATAGCCGGCGCCCAGGTCGCCGCCAAAGAAATGCAGGGCCGCCGCCGCGATGCCGTAGCCGGCGGCGATGCCGGCCAGCGCGCCGACCAGGCCCAGCGCCAGGCCCTCCAGCAGCACCTGGCGCAGCAGGCGGCCCCGTTCCAGTCCCAGCACGCGCAGCAGCGCGAACTGGCTGCGCCGGCGCATCACGGACAACGCCTGCGTCGAGAACACCAGGAAGGCGCCGGTGAACAGCGCGACCAGCGCCAGCACGCTGAGGTTGACGCGGTAGGCGCGCGACAGGTTGCTGTTGCGGCTTTCCTGGTCGGCGTCGTTCGGCTGGGCCACGCGGAACCGGCCCGGGTGCTCGCGCTGCAGGCGCGCTTGCAGCGCGGCCTGGAAGGCGTTGCGGTCGACACCGTCGCGCAGCTTCAGGTCCACCCGCGACAATTGGCCGACGCGGCCGAAGCGCCACTGGGCCGCGCCGATGTCCATCACGCCCAGGCGCTGGCCCACGCGCGCGCGCTGCAGCCCGCCCACGAAACGCAGCGGCAGCGGCTGCGTGCCGACCTGGAACGCGACGGTGGCGCCGGGCTGCACGCCCAGCCATTGCTGCGCGGCGGGCGACAGGAACAGCGCGTCGTCCGCCAGCACGTCGGCCGGATCGGCGCTGGCGGGTGTTCCCATCAGGTCGGGCGTGATGAAGCCGGCCCGGAACACGTCCAGCGCAACGATCTTCAAGGGCGCGCGGCCGTCCGGCAGCGACGCGGCGAATTCCAGCACGGGCGACGCCACGGCCACCTCGGGCAGTTGGGCCAGCAGCGGGTAGACCGCTTCGTCGAAGGTGGGCTCGGTGCCGGTGATCTGCACGTCGGCCTGGCCGGACAGGCTTTTCACGGCGGACGAGAACTCGTTGAAGGCGGCCGCATTGATCAGGTGGATGGCGAAGCCCAGCGCGACACCGACGGCGATCGCGGCGACGGCCATCAAGGCCCGTACCGGGTGGGCGCGCCATTCGCCCAGCAGCAGCCAGCGCGACAGGCGGCGCAGGCCGGCGGCGCGCTGGCGCGGCGGGACGCGGCTGGCGGGCACCGCCGCGACGCTCAAGCAGGACACTCCAGCGCCATCAGCCCGGCCACGCGGCGGGCGCGGGCGCGGGCCGCTTCCAGCTGCCGTGGCGCGGCATTGCGCACTTCGTCCTCGGCCAGCCGACGTTCCAGCTTGGCCTTGTCGCAGCGCTGGCGGCGCGCGGCGGCGGCGCGTTCGGCGCGTTCGTCGACGCGCTCCTGCGCGGCCTCGCGCGCTTCGCGCTCGCGTTGCAGCCGCTCGCCCTCGGCGCGCTGGCGCGCCAGTTCGCGCCGCGCTTGCGGATCGCGAGCGGGCGCTTGCGGCGCATCCAGCACGACCTGCTTGCCGCGCTGGCAGGGCGCCTCGCTGTAGGTCACCTTGCCGTTCAGCGTGCATTTGTACATCTGCGCCTGGACGGGCAGGGCCAGTGCCATGAGCGTGGCCAGCAGGATCGAGGATTTCACAGGATTTTCCCGGGATTCATCAGGTTGTGCGGATCGAGCGCGGCCTTGATGGCACGCATCAGCTGCAGGGCGACGGGATGCTTGTAGCGTGCCAGCTCGTCGCGTTTCAACGCGCCGATGCCGTGTTCGGCCGAAATCGAGCCGCCATGGCGCGCCACGCTGTCGTGGACCACGCGGTTGACGGCTTCCTGGTTGACCAGAAACGCCTCGTCGCCGATGCCCGCGGGGGGCGCCACGTTGAAATGCAGGTTGCCGTCGCCCAGGTGGCCGAAGCAGACCAGCTGGCAGCCGGGGAAGGCCTGCTGCAGCAGCGGCGCCGTGCTGGCGATGAAATCGGCGATGCGCGAGACGGGCAGGGAGATGTCGTGCTTGATGTTCTTGCCGGCCGCCGCCTGCGCCAGCGGGATGTGCTCACGCAGCTGCCACAGGCCGCGCGACTGGGCCACGGAGCCGGCGACGACGGCGTCCAGCGCCACCTCCTGTTCCAGCGCGGCGCCGATGGCCTGCTCCAGCAGCGCCACCGCATGCGGCTCGGACTCGCTGCTGGAGAGTTCGACCAGCGCATACTGCGGATATTCCTGCCCGAACGGGCGCGGCAGTTGCGGGAAGTGGTGGGCGACGAGCCGCAGGCAGAAGGCCGACATCAGCTCGAAGCCCGTCAGGCTGGCGCCGGCGCGGTCCTGCAGCAGCGACAGCAGCCGCAGCGCGTGGCCGGGCGTGGCCAGCGCCACCAGCGCCGTGATGGCCGCCTTCGGCTGTGGATACAGCTTCAGCACCGCGCCGGTGATGATGCCCAGCGTGCCCTCGGCGCCGATGAACAGGTCGCGCAGGTCGTAGCCGGTATTGTCCTTGCGCAGGGCGGAAAGGCCAGGCCAGACCTCGCCCTGCGGCGTGACCACTTCCAGGCCCAGGCACAGTTCACGGGCGTTGCCGTAGCGCAGCACGGCCGTACCGCCGGCATTGGTGGACAGGTTGCCGCCGATCGTGCAGCTGCCTTCGGCCGCCAGCGACAGGGGGAACAGGCAGCCGTGCGCGGCTGCCACTTCCTGCACCTGCTGCAGGATGCAGCCGGCGTCGACGGTCATCGTACGATTGACGGCATCGACGCTGCGCACCCGGTTCAGGCGCGCCAGCGACAGCACGACGGCCGTGCCGGTCGCATCGGGCACGCTGCCCAGCACCAGGCCCGTGTTGCCGCCCTGCGGCACGATCGGCACGCGCGCGGCGGCGCAGGCGCGCACCAGCGCCGCCACCTCGTCCACGCTGCCGGGGCGCAGCACGGCCAGCGCGCTGCCCGTGAAGCGGCCGCGCCAGTCGCGCAGGAACGGCGCCATGTCGGCCGCCTGGTGCAGCACGTGCGCCGCGCCGATCAGCGCGCGACAGGCGTCCAGGAAGGAATTCATCGCCGCCCGCCCGGCGTATTCGAGCCGCGCGTGACCTTCTCCAGCAGCTCCTGCGCGGCCTTTTTCGCCGCGCGCTTGTACGGCTGCACGTACAGCAGGGCGCAGCAGAAGAACACGAACACGATGATCGCTTCGCCCCAGCCCAGCCACGGCATGGTGCGGTCGCTCCAGCCGCGCACCACGCCCTCGGTGAAGTACAGCAGGATCATCATCGAGGTCCACTGCAGCGTGTACAGGTCGCGCTTGATGACGCCGATCAGCGGGAACACCAGCGGCACGGCCTTCAGCGCCAGCCAGGAGCCGCCCGGGTGCAGCGGCGCCAGCATCAGCTCCCACAGCAGGCACCAGGCCACCAGCAAGGTCACGCTGAGCAGCGCGCCCCACCAGGCGATCTTCTGGCGCAGGCCGGGCATCATGCGCTCCGCGCTGGCAATGGAGCGGCCTGGCGCAGCGCCGTCTCGGCCAGGCGCCGGCCCAGCGCGACGGCCAGGCGCTTTTCCTCGTCGGTCACGGGTTTCTTGCCGTCCAGGCCGGACCAGTGGCTGGCGCCGTACGGGGTGCCGCCGGACGACGTCGTCATCAGGTCCGGATTCGTGTACGGCAGGCCCATCACGAGCAGGCCATGGTGCAGCAGCGGGATCATCATCGACAGCAAGGTCGACTCCTGGCCGCCATGCAGGCTGCCGGTGGAGGTGAACACGCAGGCGGGCTTGCCGGCCAGCGCGCCGGACAGCCACTGGCTCGACGTGCCGTCCCAGAAGTACTTCATGGCCGACGCCATGTTGCCGAAGCGGGTCGGCGAGCCGACCGCCAGCCCGGCGCATTGCTCCAGGTCCGCCAGCTCGACATACGGGGCGCCGTCGGCCGGCACGTCCGGCGCGGTGGCTTCGGCCACGGTGGAGACGGCGGGCACGGTGCGCAGCCGGGCATCGCAGCCGGGCACGCTCTCGATGCCCTGGGCGATCAGTTCGGCCAGCTTGCGGGTGGAACCGTGCCGCGAATAGTACAGCACGAGGATAATCAGATTGGGAGCGTTCATCGTTGGTATTATATGGCCCTTTATGGACTTTCAGGCAATGGCGCTGCCGTCGCCGCCCAGCCCCGCACCTCCTGCATGCCAGCTTCCTTCCTGACGACCTTATCCCAGTATGTGACGCGCAGCTGCCGCGACGGCATCGCCGAACTGCGCTCGCTGTCGTGGAGCGAAATCCGCGACCTGTTCCTGTTCGCCCGGCGCCGCCTGCGCGAGGAAAGCCTGCCCCAGGTCGCCGGCGGCCTGACCTTCACCACCGTGTTCGCGCTGGTGCCGGTGCTGACGATCGCGCTGGCCGTGTTCACCACCTTCCCGATGTTCAAGACCTTCCGCACGGCGCTGGAGGCCTACTTCATCCAGAGCGTGATGCCGAAGGCGATTTCGAACACGATCCTGTCCTACCTGACCACCTTCGCGGCGCAGGCCACGCGGCTGTCGGCCGTGGGCGCCGTCACGCTGGTGCTGACGTCGGTGGCGATGATGGGGATGATCGAGCGCGTGTTCAACCGCATCTGGCGCGTCAAGGCCGAGCGGCGCTGGACCCGCCGCATCCTGGTCTACTGGGCCTTGATCACGCTGGGACCGCTGGTCGTGGGCGTCTCGCTGTCGCTCTCCACCAAGGTGTTCTCGGCCACCACGTCGCTGGTGGGCGACGTCGCCGGCGCGCTGTTCTACACGATCCTGTCGCTGGCCCTGACGACGGCCGGCTTCACGTTCCTCTACCTGGCCGTCCCGAACCGCAACGTCGAATGGCGCGATGCGCTGGCCGGCGGCATGCTGGCCGGCATGGCGTTCGAGCTGGCCAAGCGCGGCTTCGCCGTCTTCATCACGCAGTTCCCGACCTACTCGAAAATCTACGGCGCGCTGGCCGCGCTGCCGCTGTTCCTGCTGTGGGTCTACCTGTCGTGGATGATCACCTTGGTGGGCGCGCTGCTGACGGCCGCGCTGCCGGTCGTCAAATACGAGCGCTGGTGGCACGAGCCGGCGCCGGGCAGCGCCTTTGTCGACGCGATGGCCGTGCTGCAGGTGCTGCACGTGGCCTGCCGCTGCGGCGACACGGCGCTGGTCAACGCCAGCGCGATCCGCGCCCGCACCCGGCTGGGCTTCGACGAGATGGACCTGCTGCTCGAACGCATGCAGGCGCAGGGCTGGGTAGGGCGCGTCAAGCTGGACGCGCCGCCGCGGGTCCAGTGGGGCAAGCACGTGGGCAGCGACGCCGACAGTTGGGTGCTGCTGGCCAATACGGAGCGCCTGACCCTGGCGGACGTGTATCGCGTATTCGTGTTCGGCGGCATGCCAGTCAATGCGGGCGTGGCCTACGAGTCCGACGACCCGCGCGACGCGCAGGCCAGCCGCGACGCGGCGCGGCTGGCGCGCCAGGTGGAAGCGGCCGTGGAAACGGGCCTGGGCCGCTCGCTGGCCGATCACTTCGGGCCGTTGGACTGCCGCTGAATTGACCTTACCGCGCTGCCAGGAAACCGGTCAGCGCGTCCAGCACGGCCGCGGGCTGCTCCGCCATCATCTGGTGGCCGGCATCGACCGTGACCTGGCGCGGCGACGCCAGCGCCGCCGGCAGCTGGCCGCCGTCGGGGGGCGTCATCATGTCGCGCGCGCCGGCCAGGAACAGCACGGGGCAGCGCACCAGCGCGGCGGCAGCGGCGCCGTTGGCGTAAGCCTTGCATGCCGCAAGGTCCGTATGCAGCAAATGCGGGCCACGCGCCGCGACGGCCCGCATCAGCGCGCGCGAGCCTTGCGTGGCCGGGTGTTCGGCGCCATCGGGGCCGGGCGCGTGCGACCAGCGCGCCACCATCTCGATGGCGGCCGGCTCGTCTTCCAGCGCCGTCTTCAGCAGGGCGCCCGAGACTTTCATCGGAAAAGTACTGCCCAGCAGCGCCAGGTGCGTGACGCGCGCCGGTGCGCGCGCGGCCGCTTCCAGCGCCACCAGCGAACCCATGCTGTGGCCGGCCAGGGCGGCCCGCTCGATGCCTTGCGCGTCCAGTTCGGCCAACAGCCAGTCGGCCATCGCCTCGACGGACGACAGCGGCGCGCCGCCGCCAGCGTGGGCCGGCAAGTCGACGGCCAGCACGCGCCAGCCATGCCGTTCGAGGCCGGGCACGAGCGGCGCCCA from Pseudoduganella armeniaca includes the following:
- a CDS encoding alpha/beta fold hydrolase — encoded protein: MPSPTLVLVHGALNDHTVWAPLVPGLERHGWRVLAVDLPAHAGGGAPLSSVEAMADWLLAELDAQGIERAALAGHSMGSLVALEAAARAPARVTHLALLGSTFPMKVSGALLKTALEDEPAAIEMVARWSHAPGPDGAEHPATQGSRALMRAVAARGPHLLHTDLAACKAYANGAAAAALVRCPVLFLAGARDMMTPPDGGQLPAALASPRQVTVDAGHQMMAEQPAAVLDALTGFLAAR
- a CDS encoding DUF2069 domain-containing protein, which produces MMPGLRQKIAWWGALLSVTLLVAWCLLWELMLAPLHPGGSWLALKAVPLVFPLIGVIKRDLYTLQWTSMMILLYFTEGVVRGWSDRTMPWLGWGEAIIVFVFFCCALLYVQPYKRAAKKAAQELLEKVTRGSNTPGGRR
- a CDS encoding FtsX-like permease family protein: MSVAAVPASRVPPRQRAAGLRRLSRWLLLGEWRAHPVRALMAVAAIAVGVALGFAIHLINAAAFNEFSSAVKSLSGQADVQITGTEPTFDEAVYPLLAQLPEVAVASPVLEFAASLPDGRAPLKIVALDVFRAGFITPDLMGTPASADPADVLADDALFLSPAAQQWLGVQPGATVAFQVGTQPLPLRFVGGLQRARVGQRLGVMDIGAAQWRFGRVGQLSRVDLKLRDGVDRNAFQAALQARLQREHPGRFRVAQPNDADQESRNSNLSRAYRVNLSVLALVALFTGAFLVFSTQALSVMRRRSQFALLRVLGLERGRLLRQVLLEGLALGLVGALAGIAAGYGIAAAALHFFGGDLGAGYFAGVQPTVQFTPIGALVYFTLGVGVALLGCAAPAWEAARATPAVALKSGAGEVALARLAPAWPALACIAVAAALTQAPPVFELPLFGYLAIALLLIGGIALMPRIAALAFRTLHRWWQAATRTRPAAPAVPALTLARLANASGQAGVALGGVLSSFSLMVAMAIMVASFRVSVDNWILQVLPADLYARTAAGGATAGLTPREQEAIRAAPGIARAEFMRLASVSLAPQRPNVVLMARDLDPAHPERTVVLVGAAAVRPAGNLLPPAWVSEAMADLYRIKPGDTLPLPLRGAPRPFFVAGIWRDYARSTGAVQITRDDYRRLTGDADVSDAALWLAKGVTVGDAQAALKRLPFGAALDITAPTAIRALSLKIFDRSFAVTYLLEAIAIVIGLFGVAATFSAQTLARAKEFGMLRHVGVTRGQVLGILALEGGALTALGIGTGFALGWAISLVLVHVVNPQSFHWTMEMHYPWPLLGAVAGALLLAAMLTALVAGRQALSGGPIRAVREDW
- a CDS encoding DUF4124 domain-containing protein — protein: MKSSILLATLMALALPVQAQMYKCTLNGKVTYSEAPCQRGKQVVLDAPQAPARDPQARRELARQRAEGERLQREREAREAAQERVDERAERAAAARRQRCDKAKLERRLAEDEVRNAAPRQLEAARARARRVAGLMALECPA
- a CDS encoding FAD-binding oxidoreductase: MNSFLDACRALIGAAHVLHQAADMAPFLRDWRGRFTGSALAVLRPGSVDEVAALVRACAAARVPIVPQGGNTGLVLGSVPDATGTAVVLSLARLNRVRSVDAVNRTMTVDAGCILQQVQEVAAAHGCLFPLSLAAEGSCTIGGNLSTNAGGTAVLRYGNARELCLGLEVVTPQGEVWPGLSALRKDNTGYDLRDLFIGAEGTLGIITGAVLKLYPQPKAAITALVALATPGHALRLLSLLQDRAGASLTGFELMSAFCLRLVAHHFPQLPRPFGQEYPQYALVELSSSESEPHAVALLEQAIGAALEQEVALDAVVAGSVAQSRGLWQLREHIPLAQAAAGKNIKHDISLPVSRIADFIASTAPLLQQAFPGCQLVCFGHLGDGNLHFNVAPPAGIGDEAFLVNQEAVNRVVHDSVARHGGSISAEHGIGALKRDELARYKHPVALQLMRAIKAALDPHNLMNPGKIL
- a CDS encoding YihY family inner membrane protein, with the translated sequence MPASFLTTLSQYVTRSCRDGIAELRSLSWSEIRDLFLFARRRLREESLPQVAGGLTFTTVFALVPVLTIALAVFTTFPMFKTFRTALEAYFIQSVMPKAISNTILSYLTTFAAQATRLSAVGAVTLVLTSVAMMGMIERVFNRIWRVKAERRWTRRILVYWALITLGPLVVGVSLSLSTKVFSATTSLVGDVAGALFYTILSLALTTAGFTFLYLAVPNRNVEWRDALAGGMLAGMAFELAKRGFAVFITQFPTYSKIYGALAALPLFLLWVYLSWMITLVGALLTAALPVVKYERWWHEPAPGSAFVDAMAVLQVLHVACRCGDTALVNASAIRARTRLGFDEMDLLLERMQAQGWVGRVKLDAPPRVQWGKHVGSDADSWVLLANTERLTLADVYRVFVFGGMPVNAGVAYESDDPRDAQASRDAARLARQVEAAVETGLGRSLADHFGPLDCR
- a CDS encoding lipocalin-like domain-containing protein, with protein sequence MRRLLCCLLLCGPALAAPTFTPVTPLAPGATLDFPRDFGAHPGFKTEWWYATGWLTTAAGKQLGYQVTFFRSATGQDARNPSQFAPTQLIIAHAALSDPAQGKLLHDQRSARAGFGLAYAKTGDTDVKVDGWRMARRADGSYDVAIDGAGFTLRLALVPTQPVLPQGVGGYSRKGPRPQQASYYYSKPQLRTSGIVTRADGSRQPVTGTTWLDHEWSSQVLDADSVGWDWLGANLDDGGALMAFQVRGRGGAKLWGHATWRDRSGKIVHYGPDQVSFTPRRRWRSPRTNAAYPVAQRLVTGTTSWDIAPLQDDQELDSRRSTGAVYWEGAVTVGRAGRTVGRAYLELTGYLAPMKL
- the wrbA gene encoding NAD(P)H:quinone oxidoreductase; translation: MNAPNLIILVLYYSRHGSTRKLAELIAQGIESVPGCDARLRTVPAVSTVAEATAPDVPADGAPYVELADLEQCAGLAVGSPTRFGNMASAMKYFWDGTSSQWLSGALAGKPACVFTSTGSLHGGQESTLLSMMIPLLHHGLLVMGLPYTNPDLMTTSSGGTPYGASHWSGLDGKKPVTDEEKRLAVALGRRLAETALRQAAPLPARSA